In the Deinococcus arcticus genome, one interval contains:
- the rplX gene encoding 50S ribosomal protein L24 has translation MPRPSAGSHHNDKLHVKKGDTVIVLSGKHKGKSGKVLLALPRDQKVVVEGVNLVTKNVKPSPANPQGGQEQRELALHASKVALVDPETGKATRVRKQIVDGKKVRVAVASGKTID, from the coding sequence ATGCCCCGTCCCAGCGCTGGTAGCCACCACAACGACAAGCTGCACGTGAAAAAGGGTGACACCGTCATCGTGCTGAGCGGCAAGCACAAGGGCAAAAGCGGCAAGGTGCTGCTGGCGCTGCCCCGCGACCAGAAGGTCGTGGTGGAAGGCGTGAACCTCGTCACCAAGAACGTCAAGCCCAGCCCCGCCAACCCTCAGGGCGGCCAGGAACAGCGCGAGCTGGCCCTGCACGCCTCCAAGGTGGCCCTGGTGGACCCCGAAACCGGCAAGGCCACCCGCGTGCGCAAGCAGATCGTGGACGGCAAGAAAGTCCGCGTGGCTGTGGCCAGCGGCAA